The Candidatus Methylacidiphilales bacterium region GGAGTGGTTGGCATGGCCGCCGCCGTTGTTGCGGACAGCCGTGCGGATGGCTTCCGGCACAGCGGAGAGATTGCCAATCAAATCTTCAACCGACTTTGACGCCAGTTCCGGGGCCGACTCGAGAGCCTTGTTCAGGTTGGTGACGTAGGCCGCATGGTGCTTGTCGTGGTGGATTTCCATCGTTTGGGTATCGATGTAGGGTTCCAGCGCATTTTTCGCATACGGTAAATCAGGGAGTGTATAAGCCATAACTGTTGCTTTCTTTGTTGTTGTATTTGGTTTTTACAAAGGTTGAGAAAGCTAAAATAAACCAAAGAACGCAAGCCGCAAGGGGGAAAATCGTTCTTGGTTTCACGTTCCAGGTTCTTTGTGGGTTTGAGCTTAAAAATCGATTGCACGATGCGGGTCTAAACTCCAGCTTGATGCCGAATAAATATGTCAAACCGTCTGCTTTATGAAACCCACATGCACACGCCGCTGTGCAAACACGCGGAAGGATTGCCGGGCGAATATGCCGCCGTGGCCGAAGGCCGCGGTTTAAAAGGCATTATCGTCACCTGCCACAGCCCCATGCCCGGCGGCTTTTCCGCCTCGGTGCGGATGGAATCGGAACAGTTCAACGAGTATGTCGCGCTGGTTGCGCAAGCCCGGAAGGAATGGGAGGGACGCATCGACATCCGCCTGGGGCTCGAGAGCGATTATTTTCCGGGGATGGAGGGCTGGCTTGAAGAACTGCATGGGCGCGCAACATTCCACTACATCCTGGGGTCCGTGCATCCGCAGATCCGCGAATACCTGGCAAAATTTTTCAAGGGCGACTGGACGGAGTTTTACCGCCAATATTACCGGCATCTGGCCGATGCGGCGGAAACGGGACTTTTCGATTGTTTGTCGCATCCTGACATTGTGAAAAACCAGGGCGCGGAATTCTGGAATGTGGTGGAGTTGATGCCGGAAATCAAAAAGGCGCTGGACCGGATCGCCGCCACGGGGATTGCCATGGAACTCAACACCTCGGGCGTGAACAAAAAGGTGGCGGAGATGAATCCCGGCCGGGAAATTTTGCGCGAGATCCGGGAAAGAGGCATCCCGGTGGTGGTCGGTGGCGACGCGCATGAGCCGGAACGCGCGGGGGACGGATTCATAAAGGCCCTGACAATTCTAAAAGAGGAGCGGTTCGAATCCGTGAGTTATTTCCTGGACCGCAAACGGGTTGAAATTCCGCTGGATGCGGCCCTGGCGAGTCTGCGATAATCGCAGGCGTCATGCCACGAGATGATTTTAAAAAACGCTGCCGCAGCCTGGGTGTCAACCCGGCCGATTTCGAGGAATCGTTTTGCCGTTCCTCCGGCCCGGGCGGGCAGAATGTAAACAAGGTTTCCACGGCTGTGGAATTCAGGCACAGGCCGAGCGGCCTTGCCGTGTCGGTGCAGGATTCCCGTTTTCAAGCGCAGAACCGCAGGCTGGCCCGTGAACGATTGCTGGACCTCATTGAAAGCCGTCGGCAGGAACGCACCCAGATGCGATTGGCGGCCCAGGCCAAAGCGCGGCGGCAACGGGCCCGGAGATCGGCGGGAACCAAGCGCGAACTGGTGGCGGGGAAGCGCGTTCGTTCCGCCATTAAGCAAAATCGCCGCCGTCCGTCCGAGGATTAGCCCGCCTAAAGTCAGGGCCGCACGGCCAAACTCTGTTATTAATACAAGCCAGCAACCTGTCATTGCTATTGTTTGTAGGGGAAACTCCATTTAATTTGCACCCATATGAAATCCGGCTCTCATGCCAAACTGCCTGCCAAATCCAGGCCGCCCAGCGCCTCCAGCCCGTCTTTTATTCCCATTAAAAAACTGCTGGTTGCCAACCGCAGCGAAATCGCCATCCGGATTTTTCGTTCGGCCACCGAGCTCGGATTGCGTACCGTGGCCATTTATGCGGAAGAAGACCGCTTTTCCATGCACCGCTTCAAGGCGGACGAGGCCTATCAACTGGATAAAAGCAAGGGGCCGGTCGGGGCCTATCTCGACATCAACGGCATCATTGCCCTGGCGGTCGAGAAAGGCGTGGATGCCATTCATCCCGGCTACGGCTTTCTCTCGGAAAATCCCG contains the following coding sequences:
- a CDS encoding histidinol-phosphatase; its protein translation is MSNRLLYETHMHTPLCKHAEGLPGEYAAVAEGRGLKGIIVTCHSPMPGGFSASVRMESEQFNEYVALVAQARKEWEGRIDIRLGLESDYFPGMEGWLEELHGRATFHYILGSVHPQIREYLAKFFKGDWTEFYRQYYRHLADAAETGLFDCLSHPDIVKNQGAEFWNVVELMPEIKKALDRIAATGIAMELNTSGVNKKVAEMNPGREILREIRERGIPVVVGGDAHEPERAGDGFIKALTILKEERFESVSYFLDRKRVEIPLDAALASLR
- a CDS encoding peptide chain release factor-like protein; its protein translation is MPRDDFKKRCRSLGVNPADFEESFCRSSGPGGQNVNKVSTAVEFRHRPSGLAVSVQDSRFQAQNRRLARERLLDLIESRRQERTQMRLAAQAKARRQRARRSAGTKRELVAGKRVRSAIKQNRRRPSED